DNA sequence from the Parambassis ranga chromosome 1, fParRan2.1, whole genome shotgun sequence genome:
TAATCTGTTGAATAGGCTGCACTTTGTTTATGTGCTTTCTTTAAACAGTTTAGTGTCAGATGGAAAATAAATGTGTCTCCATCTGCGTCTTATCACAAATAGCGGTTATTATGTTTCATTCAGAAATCGCTGGTGTGATGAGGATGCCTGAACATGCATGTGTTTTCAATAAAGAACAGATTTAAACATTTCTCTTTATCCTgttggtgtaaaaaaataaaaatataaaaaaacatcactgaAGGAATAGTGCCAGACAGACAAGGGCCATTTAACTTGTACCAGACGAAGCTAAATACACTCCAGTGTCCCTGAAAACAGGCGGTTCAGAGTGTGATTTAACTAGGCCTGCACAGGATAGATCCTCAAGTGTAAACAATTCAATAATAGCAGAGAAATCACTTTCCTCTGGTTTCAATCTTTGTACTGCTATAAAAAGGGTTAGGTGGCTTTTTAGGAGGAGAATTTAAATCAGAAAATGAATCTCTTTTTTTGGTGATATTTTATGAGACATCTTGCCCGTTCCAGAGGGATACCACCAAACCATAAAACGGTTGGCTTTTTAAAACAATGTTGCATAACTTTAATTTCTTACTCAACCTAGTTTTGTGACTAAATGCTGTTTACAAGGAAAATACCTTGGTTTGAAGAGTTTATATTGAAAAGGTCAAGCTGAACCATATTCGTGAGGTCATAAATatgtttgcactttttttaaggTTTGACCTTAAAACTCTACTGCTGGTTTTAAAGTGAGTAAAAGCTAAATGCATTACAGAGAATGATCTCACTACATTTCTGTCAGCTTTAAGCAACTGAATCAGCAGTAAAAGTCCAGGTGTGGATGCAAGGTATGGTGGTAGGGGTACATGCAATGTGGTGGACTTTCACTTAAGAGTTTGAGGTTCAAGTCTCCCTGACACCATGAGTTGTTTTGCTTTCAGCTACTTATTGTCTGGGTGAGTCCACACAACACGTAGAGATGCAGGCGGAGAAATatgctgacatgttttgttttcctggtgagggtGGAGTGATCCAGCTGTCATTTTCTGAATGTGCTCTGGTCTGAAAATAAAGGTCTGTGCTTGGTACAGGCTAAAGAGATTTTCATGTCTTATCTACAACTTTTTCCAATTCAAACATTGTAGAAGTTTGTTTGTGAAGATTATCGTGCTGAACAAAAATATGTCAAGgataggggtggaacggttcaccaaATCCATGGTTCGGTTGGAAAGCCGCCAATTTTAGCGAGAGAGttgccaagttggcaacactcatctttatgctgtggtaaaaacgccgcctccctgcattacttgatgcgcatgtcctgAATCGAACAAAACACGCCCCAAACCGAGACACGTGTACCGAATGGTTCCGaattttttcctgaaccgtcccatgcCTAGTCAAGGATCATTAACCCTTGTCACTGTGCTTTCTTTTTTGCAAAGATCTCAAAGGCTATAGAAAGAGCCTGCTTCGTTTTTGTCGAGAGAACTATTGTGATGCCAACTTTATCTATCCAATTATTATGTCTGCGTCCATCTTTCCACGAGGACTGTGtgcatatatacatatgtgttTGTCTCAGATTCCTTTACATGGGCAATGCACACAAGGAGAAATTGCAAAATATTGTATCTCTAAGTACCTGTGACAGCAAGAGAGCCAGTCCAAGAAGAAATGTTTCATCTAACATTCTTTTTGCTTGAGATTTCCAGCATCTCCTTATATGATAAGAACATTAGGAGTTTTCTCTTGTACAAGTGAATACATTCTGGGAGAGAAGCCAATTGATCTGGTTTGAATTAGGAAGATATAGAATATTTATGAACTGAACTATTTACTAGAGCTCTCAGTGAGCAGTTGAAACTGTAGCTGCATCCTTTCATCTTCTCTGGCTCGGTGTGTTCCTATCCCAAAAACAATGGTAAATATGTAATTTTGGATGAATGTGTCATTCCTCAGTAGGGGGAAGAATGAAACAAACAGACATGACATAATTTTTTCAGCTCAAAATTCAAAAGGACAATTAGAGCAAACCCAGCTATGAAAGCCACGTAGACATGTGGAGAAGTGGAGCaggatgtgtttgtttctaCGACATATAATGAATCCTACACGTGTCTGATcttatttttatacatttactAAATCCACTATAAAGGGCCTAATTTAAAACATCACATTCTACTACTTAGAGTGGATTATATTGTCTATAGGCATACaggaaatcagaaaaaaatgtatcaaaTGAGTAAAGAGCTATCATGTGGATGTCATTAGGATTATGTACATTTACACTGaattgtacaaacacacacacacacatatattcactGATACTAGGGACTCAGGATAATAAAGCTGTTTCCTCTGCTTGAAGCTGGACCCAAAAGAATGCCAATCCTCACAGATCTTCGTGTccaaatgtccaactttacagcagaaataaacatgtttacagtctggtacaaaTGGTTTTTTTGGTCTCTATAAATAAGATTCTCTATTTATGACAATGGTATGTTGAAACAAAACTTTTATATAGCTCATTTCAAATCaaggttcagtttttttttcacttgcaGTTACATTTCACGACATTTAATCACTTTTGTGAGGCACCTCTCTGCCTTTTTATTCGCTGCCAAGGTGACGAGTTCTGCTCCACAGAACATTTCTGACGTTACCTACATCATACAACCACAGGGGGGGCGCTACTAATGTGTACACTGGTCATTTCTTTCACCCTTATTCAACCTCTGATTATATTCTCAAGGTGATGCAGGCGTTGCCAAGATGCTGCTGGCTAGAGATGCCACAGTGAGCATTAAACACTAAAAGGGTTGAAAGGGTTCAGAGTGATTTTTAGCCATTGTGACCATTAAAATTGTAACTGTCATTACGAATTCTAGCATAAAACAGCTCAAAAAGCTTGAAGGTGTCCCTTCTGCTTCTGactaattcatttttttttaaaggagagaGTTGTCAAAAACAATATTCCGTGTGTAACTGCAGACACTGACGCATGCTGCTGTCATTTGTTCTACAACTGGGAAATAGCTAATTTTACTTTGAATTATGCACACCGCACACAACTCCATGGTGCCCCACCACACAAGTCAGGGACCAAATGAGACAAGACCTATCATGTCTCCTCTCAGTCAGAGCAGACATTGTTGACTCACTGTAGTCTAGTGGCGCATAGCCTGTATCCCACCACAGCTATGCGCTGTCTGACCAGAGCCTCGAAGCAAGGGTGTGCAGACTCACACACATCCATGGATGcatgcaaacattacacaaacagacacacatacagttcaTACAGGTGCATAGACATGTTTTTACTCTTTCTCCAGCTCTGTGGTTTGCTCTTGAATCCACTCATCAATCACAACATGCTAAAGAGCAAGAAAACAGTGACTTTAATTTTGACTTTTACTCCTTTAATTCAGCTTCTGATTCTAGACTCCCTTGTAAAcgagatctggatctcaatggggtttttttacctggttaaataaaggttaaaataaaaaataaaataaatactgtagaAATAGACCAATGCTAACCTCAGGTATATGAGAAGGACATTATTAATTACAATGCAAAGAGAGATTACACATGACAAATCCAATTTAATCCAGAATTTGCATTATATgagctcaaaaaataaaaatattgaatGCTTTAAGCAGACTTATTAAAGCTGCTATAACTAATATTTAATATgacaatcaaatcaaattgatTCTTGGTATTGTTTTGAATTGTTGCTTCGATTTGAGGACATTACTTTACTGGTGGTAAAGCTGTTGCTACATATAACATCTAAAAAGCCAGATATTCCCCTTAGGTGTTGGTGGAGACCAAACACAATGGAAATAGCATGCAGAGTGAATATTGGACATTCATCAGGTGGCAACAAAAATAACTGATGCGCTGCTGTGACATTGTTCCCAGGAGCGAGGACGTCTCCTGCATCAGCTTGTTTCACAACAGGTTTCTGTTGCCCCCTATCTGAGATAGGGtcaagattattattattgcctAAACATGACCAGAAGATGTCAATTTGGTCAACAGTGTTTCTGAGGCTCTGCGCATATGTTTGTGGATACTTCAGTTTGTTGGCTATCAACTGTAGGGTCCTCTAGGTGGACTGAAAGTAGACCAATACGAATGACTCTGCATATAGTGCCATACACTACCATGCAGATGGGAGTATTATTCTTTCATTGTGCAAATtctccaaaaacaaaaattagTAGTGAATAATTAGcaaaaatgaaatgacagaGTGAATCCAGAGGGTTTGGCCCCGGCGTCTGGGTCTTGGGGTCCCCTGTCAGGAATGCTCCCTTTGTCCAAACGCATTCACATCCTGTGGCCGACACGTTCTTGCAGAGAGGACTAGTCAAGCCACACGTAGTGATGTGCAGCCACACATACGTAGCCACCCATAGTCAAGCAGACAGATAGGGAAACCGGTGTCTCaccacaaatgcacacacagacaaaaccgACACACCCCACCGTTCACTGTCCTGGCCTTGTTTACTCACGGCCATCAtagctgtgctgcagtcaaCCTCATCATTCCACAGATTCCTGCGTCCCAGCTATTTCATGTGTTTTgaagaaagtgttttttttttgcatcaaagGCCGGAGTCATCACTAGATAACACACATGGAAACAAAGTGAATGAATGCACAGGGCGCAGATGAGGCTTATTTATCTTGATTTGAAGCAGATACTTTCACAGTTTACTTTCTGAATTGTGAACTCAAACTAAGTGTCTCTGCACTGTCACATGCTGACTGGAATAAAAACTGTGAAGccccatttttttctgtgcaacaCTGCCATCTGTAGATCAACAGAAACTCCATTTCTACATTACATTCTTACGTAACAAGtttaaacaaaagaaacactCATGATTTTGTTTGACTCAAAAAGCAGAGTGTCTGACTGAAAGgtaattttctttatttatatctTTAAATGCTATTGTTTTCCTCCCACAGACTGACGCAGGCCAGGTGAACTCTGTGAACTCTACATTGTGtgtggatttgtttttgttgtgttataATCCTGTGACAGACCGTAGTGATTGACTTGTCCTGAAGGCTGATTACAGTACATAGCAGATGACACTGTGTCCCTCTGAATTGTTCAGGGCACATTTAGGAAAACATTGggaattcatttatttaaaaagtgttttaaataaacatatatatagaatatatatatatatatatatatatatatatatatatatatatatatatatatatatatatatatatatatatatatatatatatatatatatatatattttgtctaCAGACATTATAGTGTATGCATTTAGGGGGCAAACCTGTCACAAGTAGTAACATAAATTTTACCTGTTAAAGCTTTACTGACTGAATAGTAAAATGACATTTCATAataaaatgtttgctttttatttgcatgtttatATAACATAATTTAAGTGTTAGATAACAGTATTTGATTGTCAGTAGCCACAGATCTGTGTAATTATTGGCTGTAAAAATGTCATCTTAGTAAAAAACTTAAACTAATATTTGTAAAATATGCCATAACATACAAAATTATAAATGGAACTTGCGATTTAAAGAGACACTTGTCTTTTTTACAAAAATACTTGCACTGTGATTTtgtgaggagggaggggaaTAGTGTTGTTTTACGTCGTGACGTCACATGTGTGCGCCACGTCCACCTCCTGACGCTCAATGTCAGTTGGCTCATATTTTCCTACACTTCTTTAACAACACGGACAGTTCAAACATTTACAGACAACGATGCAAAGAACAGTACATGGAGCTTTTTGTAGCTGGTCTCACGCTGTCAGTTCTTCGACGATTCGTCAGTGTTTAAAATGCAGAGGTAAGCGGCAGCAGCCGTGCTGTTTGCCAGCTGTAGCTACAGtgctaaatgctaaaaacatgtACCTAACGAGTATGTTACGTCAGTCTGCTCAACTTTTAATTGCATTTATCTGTAGATGTAAACGTGTAATTCGTCTTGTCACTGTTGTTGTCGTATGCACGCTTTAATTGTTAACTATTTTCTTCGCAACTTATGTGTTTGGTTTTATGAAAACTATTTGAATTCCACATGTTTAAGCGCCTACTGAGGACAGATACGTTGCTTTAGAGTCCCGTCAGAAATAAACATCTTGGTCTATTATGTTTTATTAGTGCCATTGCAGCAGAGCTCACGCTCTTACAGTGTGGTCCCGCCCCCGCGCGACAGCGAGGAGAAGGAGATGATGCATCAGATCCTGCGCGTGGACCACGCGGGTGAATATGGTGCCAACCGCATCTACGCCGGCCAGATGGCGGTGTTGGGTCGGTCTAAGACCGGGCCTCTCATCCAGGTACGAAACGGACAGTCTGGGTTACACTAATGGTGCTGAGGATACTAATGGTATCATGCCAAGTAGTAAAGCGTGTATAAACACAAGTGATTGGTGCCACCTACCtgaatacgtagagaagattgaagcaaggcgtctggacttgtagagttttctagaagacgtttcgctgctcatccaagcagcttcatcagttctaactgttggtggggaaacatggtttatatgtggttacagacctcagtgggtgggtctgggtaaaaacttaaaaactgaaaaaacaatagcactaaatgtttccatacttacctgtgatgttctggctgactgggccaggtgtgtctaacgactggctaacgactatgaaactgccggagggggactggttgacagccctttgttcttactgtgagtatgtgcaaacttcctgggaatggatggaatcactgcattgtatgtggtagaaagatggtgtctgaggccaccacctctgttaagggaaggtttttccagcttaacatagatggcttcattgactcctctttcataccacctttcctccctgtctaaaatgtgaacattgttgtcctcaaaggagtgtcctttgtctttgaggtggaggtctgtaaccacatataaaccatgtttccccaccaacagttagaactgatgaagctgcttggatgagcagcgaaacgtcttctagaaaactctacaagtccagacgccttgcttcaatcttctctacgtatgatgacctggatgactgagaatcttcatcaacacctacctgaatgtgattttcatttcaataaCTTCCATGTCCCATGACTCTAAAAGTTTGGTGAATTGTGTTGCTGCAATCCCATCTTTTGTTGTTCCAAACACTCTTATACTAATGCTTTGGCTGGCCCCAGCTGATATCTCTGCATCCCAATACAGCAGATTGTTGCTTAAATGTCatttagaaatatatatatatatatatatatatatataaatatatatatatatatatatggtcaATGACAGGAtttttgacacttttttttaGCAAATGTGGGATCAAGAAAAGAAGCATTTGGAGAAATTCAATGAAATTCTTGCTGAGAACAGAGTTCGGCCAACAGTCCTCTTACCCTTCTGGAACATTGCTGGGTTTGTATTAGGTTGgtacagacaacaaacacactgtgtttatcaaatcataaaaaaatacaatccaGTGGCTTTTGACACAAGCTTGGCTCTAAATATTGGCATCTTGTTTTGAATTTCTTGTAGGGGCATCCACTGCACTGCTGGGAAAAGAAGGGGCTATGGCCTGCACTGTGGCCGTGGAGGAGAGTATCTCAGAACACTACAACAGCCAGATAAGAGTTCTAATGGAGAAAGACCCAGAGAGGTACACTGACCTGCTACAGGTGAGTCTGTGTTATGTCTCTAACTTTGTCTACTATTGACCCTCTGTAAATTAAgccaaataaaatacataaaaataccTATGAAGACCAAACAAAGGTCCACAGCTCTAAAAGCTCACAAGCAATCTGGTACACTGGCAGTGTAGTTACACTTTTGGTAGATAAGACCTAATAGACCTAATTGTGGCGGTGCCGGTTGGCTGCGGCTCAGAGGCGTACTCCAACTCTTTAATTTCGCTGTGTACTTGTATCACATGTGacctattctattctattctattctattctattctattctattctattctattctattctatgggGAGAATGTGCACTTAAGGTGGAGACAAAATGATTAGCCCCACTTTGTTATTATTGTGCTGTTTTCTTAGCGAAGAACAAAATCCATCAGTAAAAATCTATTGTTTTTCCCATGAGAAAGCCTTAATCACTTTAATTTTCACAGAGTAACGGCTTttattcacacaaacaaaaaaagggtcAATATTTGTACCCCCCTTAAGAACTGTTCTCTTTCATTAGCCATAGTACaaactagggctgcaacgattactcgagtaatattcgagggcaaaatgcatcgacaactaatttagcacttaatgactcgttagtgacgtcatcgagGATGATTCTCTCGCGGCATAGCaggatgatcagcgttttgggtgCAAGGGGGCAAAACGCGGTGAgccgtttacacacacactcacaatcggcgagtatccgagtatcaaaatactcatttgttgcagccctagtacAGACTACTGTTATGCAATATGTGAGGACTGTCAGGTTGCAGAACAAGATAAACACCACTTGCTCTGCAGAAAAGGCACCTTTAAGCCAGACTGATGAAACTGGAGAAAGATTACACAGACTGCAAGTGTGTCATTAGGTTGGATAAAGCAAAACTAGAGCTCTTCACAGACATGTTGCCTTCATTAAGATAAAgataaagattaagattaagattaagattaagattaagattaagattaagaaacctttattagtcccacaatggggaaattgcatttttgcatttGGAGAAAGTAGGGAGAGGTGTATAACCGAACGAACACAGTTGCCACAATCAAACATGGTTGTGAcagtataatgctgtggggATGCTTCAGTTTATCTGGAACTGGGATGGTTGTTGAAAGGTATATTCATTGGCAGCATCTGATTTAAATGAGCATAATTATGAAGTAGAACATACAAATGCAAGTATACAAATTAAAGGAGTCATTTTGCGTTTTATTTCAATAGGTGATCAAGGAATTTAGAGATGATGAGATGGACCATCATGATACAGGACTGGAGCATGACGCTGAATCCGTAAGTGTGTTTCATAAAAGTCTGCTGAGACAATAAGTGTGCCTTATCAAAATCGTCAATTAAGAATCACTTCAtggatatattttatttttttattcatagtCATCTATCAGCTCACTGTGAACAAATGCTAGGATTTAATGTAAAAGCACATCATGAAGCCCAGACACAAAATTTAAATATATTCTCTCTGTTGTTTTAGTTGAAAGTCATTTCAGGTGCTGCAATCAATGTgtgttctttcttgtttttaggCACCTGGATACTGGCTTCTAAAAAATGCAATACAGCTAGGTTGCAAAGCTGCAATATATGTTTCCCAGCGAATCTAACACAAAATTGGTTTGACAGTTTTACTCgtttttttgtaaatttgtCTTCAAATGTTGCTCTTTTGTAAGTGAAGCACCTTGTGGTGCACATGTTGTACCTTTGCCAGATTAAAATGCTGGATAAAAGCACTTAATGGCATCAAAATTTGCATACTTTCGGTTGCTTTGCACATTGTATTATACGTTTGTATAACAGAGGTGACCTTTACTGAAATAAATTGCAGCCCTTAGTGCTGTTTTGTGAGTGTAaatattttgtttctgtgttacAGTTGTATTGCTGGGAGGTCGCCGGTTTAATAAGGAAATTTGGTGAGAAAATAACTATTGAAATTGTTCAGTTCAGGTAGGTTATATAACATTGTTAAGTTGCTTTAGTATTTCTGTATGTGCAACTTCAAGGAAGAGGATTTAGTCATTGATTAAaagacacatacatacactacACAtgataaggacatattgatccTAGAGCACCCACACCCTCATACCCTTCAACAAACTCTCCTGTTTCACATGTAATAGTTAATATATCAAAGTGAGCAATGACTTGTCATCCTGGCCTAACGTCTGAGCACCCTCACACAGCTGTTCTGGGTACATTAGGTCAGTCAGCAAGAAGGATTGACAAGAGGCTTGCCCCTAATCTATTAGGCCTTTCATCAGGCTGAGCAGGTCCCCCTCCTGGTCGATATCCTCACTGTACATTGAATACCAACCCCAAACCCTGTTACTCTCCATTTAGTCTGTTAAAGCCACAGGGGTATGAGAGGCAGTGATTTATGCTGCTAGGGCTTAAATGAAACCCTTTTATTTGTCTCTTGGTGCAGCAGACAGTAGTTCACTCACAAAATGCTTATCATAGACACATGGGATACTTGGTAAGACATTGGGCCACCATCAGAAGGGCTTCGAACTCTGGAGGGACAAAACTTTGCTCACCAAAAGATAATCCCTGAATGTTTAGAGTTGTATGTTTCCATTTGAAAAGTTTTCCATTAAATTTGAGTAACGAAGCATCTTAACTGATAATCTtttgaattgtattttattaatcGAGTCATCAAGTGTTTTCTCTTTATGGAGTGTAGTCAGTAATTTCGTAGCTCTTCTTTACATCATTCGGCTGCTCTATTAGTGTCTCAGAGAGGTGAGCTCAGAGGATTGCTGATCTATTTTACCCAGCATGAGGTCAGAAGAGTTATTTTAGCTGTGGTGGCTTTGCATATCACACCTGACCTCAAGGGTTAATGTGCCGTATGGCCCCCATTCCATAAAAATAGGATCTTCTGTATAATCTGTCAGCCAAGTGAAAGATCAAGTCAAACAAACTGCCATGCTTGTTATGATGGTGGGCCTGTTCGGGTAAGAAAATTGGATCATCTATTCAGAATTAATCTACTTAATTCCTGCCACAGAGTCGCTActtatgatttattttattgtccCTATACTAATTGGTTAAAGGTTCTGCTGGGGTTCATCTCAGCTGAGCCTTTCTGTGATTCCTTGTAAGCACGCTAACTAACTTACCTGCACTAAATCAGGACAAAAAGACATCAAACTCACTTTCATAGTCACTGGAGGTCACCTACTATACATAAgtaacatgagacagtgggcAGCTTTGCAAATCAAAGGTAGCTCATCATACATTATCTCAGGCCCAGATTAATAGTGCTGACAGTTTTATTGTGAGGTGTAACtttaaataaagcaacaaatgtACAGCTCCATTTGTAGCACCGTGTTGGGTGACGAAATTATCGGGAAATAATAACAGGAGTGATGACTCAGTCACAGCGTCGTGTTAATGACATCTAAATAAGTTACCATGTGTAATAATTCACAGTATAATATCTGCATAATACATTTTCGATGCATCACAAAACTCCATTCTGCATCAAGAGTTCGTATGAATTGTTTAGGTCCTTTCCTCAGAATCACTTCCAGAGGAATCTGCTGAAACACTGACTGAGAAATTGGCAACAAGAATCTGAAGACAGCTATAAAACTTTACTAAACTGGGCCTGTCTTGCTGCCCGTGAAGAATTGCAGCAATAAATTTTGAGCAGCACGAATAATACAAATCCCTATAAGTCATAAAAACTTTCGGATACAGATTGTATTGCTTCTTGGCTTTGACACGTGCAGTCTGTCAGTCACCTAGCAGCATACGATCTGTCTGCAGCACGGGGAATGTAGTGGATAAAACTCTGCTCTAGACGCACTGCAGCATAGGTTGATCCAGCATTTAACGAATGTCTGACAGCTTTAAGCGTGTTTGCTTTCAAAATTTAAAGTCTCTTAAAATGAATAGGCCCATGCAGATTCTTCCTTTGAGTAATAATCTTCGGTTCAGTGCATGTTTGTTTAACAAATTTCTGTGATACCTTCTTTAATGCCACACAGTTTAAATTACAGATAGGTTTTGCCACAGCCACATAACATTTAAACCATTTGAGGCCAGCAACAGTCAAAATCCaaccatgttaaaatgaaattTAAGTTGTTGTTGCTCATCAATGCAGGATTTAAAGGAGTTTTGGTTACAATaatacattttcttttgttttcttgctgAGAGGTGGATGGTTAGtcataatgaaatataaat
Encoded proteins:
- the coq7 gene encoding NADPH-dependent 3-demethoxyubiquinone 3-hydroxylase, mitochondrial; translation: MQRTVHGAFCSWSHAVSSSTIRQCLKCRVPLQQSSRSYSVVPPPRDSEEKEMMHQILRVDHAGEYGANRIYAGQMAVLGRSKTGPLIQQMWDQEKKHLEKFNEILAENRVRPTVLLPFWNIAGFVLGASTALLGKEGAMACTVAVEESISEHYNSQIRVLMEKDPERYTDLLQVIKEFRDDEMDHHDTGLEHDAESAPGYWLLKNAIQLGCKAAIYVSQRI